A genomic region of Podarcis raffonei isolate rPodRaf1 chromosome 13, rPodRaf1.pri, whole genome shotgun sequence contains the following coding sequences:
- the LOC128399183 gene encoding vomeronasal type-2 receptor 26-like, whose translation MNYPFPAPHQWYQPGGFIIGGIASQIFYVFYEVFFKEHPSQNMFDVPYVVTKFYQHILALAFAVKEINENPKFCPNITLGFHIYDSYYDARMTYRTTLDLLFKSHRFVPNYKCDTQKNLIAIIGGLSADTSFHMADTLGLYKIPQLTYGSFPPDKNYGSQVPFYRMVPNQAHQHMGIISLIKHFRWTWVGLFTVNDNSGEHFLQTLEPLLSHNGICLAFTQRIPHIARFDNLDEFHDTVLNIYVHLTDDKANAFMMYGESMIIIWLRTVLFLRDPENRETSSFKKVWIVTTQIDFILTGFQRSWGLQIFQGAISFTIHSQNLPQFQEFLQGIKLYWTQGDGFFKDFWEQAFDCTFPNPSVTMEVNDMCTGEESLQSLPGSLFELSMTGHSYSIYKAVYVVAHVLQGIYLTNFKKRAMENSGILKFQPWQLHHFFHDISFNNSAGETVTFTDKREMRGGFDIMNMVTFPNKSFIQLKIGLVNPYALDGKEFIIHEDMIMWHKGFKQVVPVSVCNDYCHPGNRKKKKEGQKFCCYDCVPCPEGKISNQKDMNNCFRCPEDQYANKNKNGCIPKLITFLSYKEPLGIGLTSVAVLCSLITILVLGTFIKHKDTPIVKANNRDLTYALLIALLLCFLSSFLFIGHPGKISCLLRQPTFGIIFSVAVSCVLAKTITVVAAFMATKPGSIMRKWVGKRLSNCIVLSGSLIQVSICTGWLMTSPPFPDLDMLSVTEETIVQCNEGSVTMFYCVLGYMGLLAIASFIVAFAARKLPDSFNEAKFITFSMLLFCSVWLSFVPTYLSTKGKYMVVVEIFSILSSSAGLLGCIFAPKFYIIVLKPELNSREQLIRRKM comes from the exons ATGAATTATCCATTCCCTGCTCCACACCAGTGGTACCAACCGGGTGGCTTCATCATCGGTGGGATTGCTTCTCAGATCTTTTATGTCTTCTATGAAGTTTTCTTCAAGGAGCACCCTTCACAGAATATGTTTGATGTTCCATA TGTGGTAACAAAATTCTACCAGCACATTCTTGCCTTGGCATTTGCCGTGAAAGAGATAAACGAGAACCCCAAGTTTTGTCCTAATATCACTCTcggcttccacatctatgacagctactaTGACGCCAGAATGACCTATCGTACCACTCTTGACCTTCTCTTCAAATCACATAGATTTGTtcccaactacaaatgtgacaccCAGAAAAATCTCATAGCCATCATTGGGGGACTTAGCGCTGACACCTCCTTCCATATGGCTGACACATTGGgcctctacaagattccacag CTCACATATGGATCATTTCCCCCAGACAAAAATTATGGAAGCCAAGTACCATTTTACCGCATGGTGCCCAATCAAGCCCATCAGCATATGGGGATTATCAGTTTGATTAAGCATTTCAGATGGACCTGGGTTGGGCTCTTCACTGTCAATGATAATAGTGGAGAACATTTCTTGCAGACCCTGGAGCCATTACTTTCCCATAATGGAATCTGTTTAGCCTTCACACAAAGAATCCCACATATAGCCCGTTTTGATAACTTGGATGAATTTCATGATACAGTCTTAAATATTTATGTTCATTTAACAGATGACAAAGCCAATGCTTTTATGATGTATGGAGAATCTATGATAATTATATGGCTCAGAACTGTTCTATTTCTAAGAGATCCTGAAAATAGGGAAACATCATCATTTAAAAAGGTGTGGATTGTAACAACTCAGATTGATTTCATATTAACAGGTTTTCAAAGGAGTTGGGGTCTTCAGATCTTCCAAGGTGCTATTTCCTTCACAATTCATTCACAAAATCTCCCACAGTTCCAAGAATTTCTTCAGGGAATAAAACTTTACTGGACACAGGGAGATGGGTTTTTCAAGgacttctgggagcaagcatttgattgTACATTTCCAAATCCCAGTGTGACAATGGAGGTCAATGACATGTGTACTGGGGAAGAGAGCTTGCAGAGTCTTCCAGGGTCTCTATTTGAactgagcatgactggccacagctacagtatctacaagGCTGTTTATGTTGTGGCTCATGTTTTGCAAGGCATATATTTGACTAATTTCAAGAAAAGAGCTATGGAAAACAGTGGAATATTAAAATttcagccttggcag CTGCACCATTTTTTCCATGacatttcatttaacaactcagcTGGAGAAACAGTAACATTTACTGATAAGAGAGAAATGCGAGGTGGATTTGACATAATGAACATGGTCACATTCCCAAATAAGTCCTTCATTCAATTGAAAATAGGATTGGTGAATCCCTATGCTCTTGATGGAAAGGAATTCATCATTCATGAGGACATGATTATGTGGCACAAAGGTTTCAAACAG GTGGTGCCtgtttctgtgtgcaatgacTACTGCCACCCTGGTAAtcggaagaaaaagaaggaagggcaGAAATTTTGCTGCTACGATTGTGTTCCATGTCCGgaagggaagatttcaaaccAGAAGG ATATGAACAACTGCTTCAGATGCCCAGAAGATCAGTatgcaaacaagaacaaaaatggaTGCATTCCCAAGTTAATAACCTTTCTTTCCTATAAGGAACCTTTAGGGATTGGCTTAACTTCAGTTGCTGTTCTTTGTTCCCTAATTACAATTTTGGTGCTGGGAACTTTTATTAAACACAaagacactcccattgtcaaagccaacaacagggatCTCACCTACGCTCTGCTCATTGCCCTCCTACTCTGCTTCCTCTCATCCTTTCTATTCATTGGACACCCAGGCAAAATAAGTTGCCTTCTTCGACAACccacttttggcatcatcttctccgtggctgtttcttgtgtgttggccaaaaccatcactgtagttgcagctttcatggccaccaagccagggtccattatgaggaagtgggtggggaaaagactgagCAACTGCATTGTCCTTTCCGGCTCACTCATTCAAGTGAGTATTTGTACTGGGTGGTTGAtgacctctcccccattccctgatCTAGACATGCTCTCAGTAACAGAGGAAACcattgtgcaatgtaatgaaggctcggtgaccatgttttactgtgtcctgggctacatgggcctcctggccattgccagcttcattgtggcatttGCAGCTCGCAAATTaccagacagtttcaatgaagccaagttcattaccttcagcatgttgctcttctgcagtgtttggctttcttttgttccaacctatctgagcaccaaaggaaaatacatggtggtggtggagatcttctccatcttgtcctCCAGCGCTGGATTGTTGGGCTGCATCTTTGCCCCTAAATTCTACATCATTGTTCTGAAGCCTGAGCTGAACAGCAGGGAGCAACTAATAAGGAGGAAGATGTAA